A genomic segment from Nitrospira sp. MA-1 encodes:
- a CDS encoding ubiquitin-like protein UBact gives MESTYAYIQTGGLERKEQPIDPLSKPSGPGDQESGPKKPETDSPSRDNLMKRMRKVDPKQAEKYRQRTGE, from the coding sequence ATGGAAAGCACATATGCATATATCCAAACCGGAGGCCTTGAACGAAAAGAGCAGCCAATCGATCCACTCTCAAAGCCATCTGGACCTGGTGATCAGGAATCAGGTCCTAAAAAGCCGGAAACTGATTCTCCTTCCCGTGATAATCTCATGAAGCGCATGCGCAAGGTGGATCCCAAGCAGGCGGAAAAATATCGCCAACGGACCGGGGAATAA
- a CDS encoding proteasome accessory factor PafA2 family protein: MNPIRLFGIETEYGIAREDVETADPVVESMELVRAYLDGHFTRRWDYQGEHPHEDQRGFRVTELAQDKEEDLFAEQDAHRPFSFHEMKSDLVLPNGARFYNDHTHPEYSTPECRSLKDMVAHDRAGERILWMAAQRRNKVLGGPMVQLYKNNTDFHGHSYGCHDNYLVSRTLNFEKLARGLMPFLVSRQLIAGAGKVGREAQERGFVPGGFQLSQRADFMETELGVDTMHNRPILNTRDEPHANRERYRRLHLIVGDANMCEYATALKIGTTRVVLDMIAGGLVPPCELDSPVQAIQALSLDFELNTLVKRKTGGMISGLDIQREYLNLARKFFIEMDEETTWILCEWEHVLDLLERDRLQLVGKIDWVTKWWLLETFSQAEAVGWDDPWLASLDLEYHNLNPDRGLFFGLESEGRTTPLCQEQEIQKAMKHGPLDTRGGLRGLCVQRFEKDIASIQWEGVHFRGQNGGLHLDLQDHLEPVSVARCRSVIEYAATPLDMMKALTGEQ, encoded by the coding sequence ATGAACCCGATTCGCCTGTTTGGCATTGAGACCGAGTATGGGATTGCGAGGGAAGATGTCGAGACCGCGGATCCTGTGGTGGAATCCATGGAGTTGGTGCGGGCCTATCTTGACGGACATTTTACCCGCCGTTGGGATTATCAGGGCGAACATCCCCATGAAGATCAACGGGGGTTTCGTGTCACCGAGTTAGCTCAGGATAAAGAAGAGGACCTGTTTGCGGAGCAGGATGCCCATCGGCCTTTTTCCTTCCATGAAATGAAAAGTGACCTTGTCCTCCCCAATGGCGCACGATTTTATAATGACCATACTCATCCGGAATATTCCACGCCGGAATGCCGGTCTCTTAAGGATATGGTCGCGCATGACCGGGCTGGCGAACGAATCCTTTGGATGGCGGCACAACGCCGAAACAAGGTCCTTGGCGGACCGATGGTCCAGCTGTATAAAAACAACACGGATTTTCATGGGCATAGTTATGGTTGCCATGATAATTATTTGGTCTCGCGCACACTCAATTTCGAGAAATTGGCTCGCGGGCTCATGCCTTTCCTGGTTAGCCGACAATTGATTGCCGGCGCAGGCAAGGTCGGTCGTGAAGCGCAAGAGCGCGGGTTTGTGCCCGGCGGGTTTCAATTGTCCCAACGCGCAGATTTTATGGAGACCGAGTTGGGGGTGGATACCATGCACAACCGCCCCATTCTTAATACACGAGACGAACCCCATGCGAATCGCGAGCGCTATCGACGTCTCCATCTCATCGTGGGCGATGCGAATATGTGTGAGTATGCCACCGCCTTGAAGATAGGTACGACACGGGTGGTGTTAGATATGATTGCGGGTGGGCTCGTGCCGCCCTGTGAATTAGACTCCCCGGTGCAGGCGATTCAGGCGCTGTCGCTTGATTTTGAATTGAACACGCTTGTGAAGCGGAAAACTGGCGGCATGATTTCTGGGCTGGATATTCAACGGGAATATCTAAATTTGGCCAGAAAGTTCTTCATCGAAATGGATGAAGAGACGACCTGGATTCTTTGCGAATGGGAGCATGTGTTAGACCTTCTCGAGCGGGATCGATTGCAGCTTGTGGGGAAAATCGACTGGGTGACAAAATGGTGGTTACTCGAAACCTTTAGCCAGGCCGAGGCCGTCGGCTGGGACGACCCTTGGCTTGCCAGTCTGGATCTGGAATATCATAATCTGAATCCTGATCGCGGCCTGTTCTTCGGGTTGGAATCCGAAGGTCGAACAACCCCGCTATGTCAGGAACAAGAGATTCAGAAAGCCATGAAGCATGGACCACTCGATACGCGTGGGGGGCTCCGTGGATTGTGTGTCCAACGATTTGAAAAAGACATTGCGTCGATACAATGGGAAGGGGTTCATTTTCGTGGCCAAAATGGGGGACTGCATCTTGATCTGCAGGATCACCTTGAGCCGGTGTCAGTGGCTCGCTGTCGGTCTGTAATTGAATATGCCGCGACTCCATTGGATATGATGAAAGCTCTGACAGGGGAGCAGTAA
- a CDS encoding efflux RND transporter periplasmic adaptor subunit, with translation MKISPFLFISVCLLTVSCTYKKEAETVDTHQVIYPVVEDAEYSSKYVAQIQSVNYVEIRSKIRGYIEKIYVDEGQPVKKGQLLFALTNNVFEKELQKANAAYRSALADLKVAKVELANVTVLVEKNIVSKSELYVIQAKVDALKADVEEAMANKEQEALNLSFSKIRAPFDGFINRIPNKVGSLIAEGDILTSLSDNREVFAYFNLSEVDYLNYIASGERGTKVVSFELANQVLYGYEGTIEMIESEFDSSTGNIAFRARFPNPDGLLKQGANGKVIVHKILENALLIPQKSTFEIQDQLYVYVVNQDNVLEQRNIVSKMRLPNLYVVESGLSEDEQILFEGVENVMNGDKVHPVHVDIATAML, from the coding sequence ATGAAAATTAGCCCATTTCTGTTTATTTCAGTCTGTTTGCTCACGGTATCCTGCACGTATAAAAAAGAGGCTGAAACTGTCGATACTCATCAGGTGATTTATCCGGTCGTAGAAGACGCGGAATATAGCAGCAAATATGTCGCCCAAATTCAATCGGTGAATTATGTAGAGATACGAAGTAAGATTAGAGGTTATATTGAAAAAATCTATGTTGATGAAGGGCAACCGGTCAAGAAAGGGCAGTTATTGTTTGCCTTGACCAATAACGTATTTGAAAAGGAATTGCAAAAAGCGAACGCGGCGTATCGAAGTGCCTTGGCAGACCTGAAGGTTGCCAAAGTTGAACTAGCAAACGTGACCGTGTTGGTAGAAAAAAATATTGTGTCTAAATCGGAGCTGTATGTTATTCAAGCCAAGGTAGATGCATTGAAAGCCGACGTGGAAGAAGCGATGGCCAACAAAGAGCAGGAAGCATTAAACCTTTCGTTTTCAAAAATACGAGCTCCCTTTGACGGTTTCATTAACCGTATTCCAAATAAAGTAGGAAGTTTGATAGCCGAAGGAGACATCTTAACCTCACTGTCTGATAATCGTGAGGTATTCGCCTATTTCAACCTTTCAGAAGTCGATTATCTTAATTACATTGCTTCTGGAGAACGAGGGACCAAGGTTGTGAGCTTTGAGCTCGCCAATCAAGTCCTTTATGGGTATGAAGGAACGATAGAAATGATTGAAAGTGAATTCGACAGCTCAACAGGGAATATTGCGTTCAGGGCCAGATTCCCCAACCCCGATGGACTATTAAAACAGGGGGCAAATGGGAAGGTCATTGTTCATAAAATACTGGAAAATGCGTTGCTCATTCCTCAAAAATCAACATTTGAAATCCAAGATCAATTGTATGTGTACGTGGTGAATCAAGACAATGTGCTGGAACAAAGGAATATTGTTTCTAAAATGCGACTGCCAAATTTGTACGTGGTGGAATCGGGTTTGTCTGAAGACGAACAGATCCTGTTCGAGGGTGTGGAGAATGTGATGAATGGAGACAAGGTGCACCCTGTTCATGTTGATATTGCCACCGCCATGCTGTGA
- a CDS encoding proteasome accessory factor PafA2 family protein — MHNRIFGIETEYGLLIKADQPDVSPSWVARRIIEYLFGQKKHGVIDWHYRGHDEPPGNGGFLLNAGRMYVDMGHLEYASPECHSLWDLVAVDRAGDWLLQDCLDELGLSELVSIIKNNIDHETDATFGCHENYLVTRDFPFTYKGLGLLMPFLVTRQVFTGAGRIGMARSVDGWINLDDIEGRGRDRSRGSAAEGVVYQISQRPDYIVNDFFEWVQHNRAIVNTRDEPLADPERFRRLHLLMGDSNMAEEATLLKMGTTGLVLQLIEEGHAPQGLDFDDPVQTLRAISRDPQQKWMVTLSTGQHLSALDIQEQFWKAADKHYAGQDEETDWVLAHWESVVKDLHKGYQEVVGRVDWASKLSLLETFREAEKLEWDDPWLKSLDLEYHNVDPQAGLYHGMAEEGDAPRFTTNDLVELAKGHPPRNTRAFGRSEIIRHIVKEGWADFLEKATGHHDPRRPPYVINWSVLQLQGSPAFVMADPFRSYVQESRDYCDEWSSRPSMESLPNKPDI; from the coding sequence ATGCATAATCGAATCTTCGGCATTGAAACCGAATATGGCCTGCTCATTAAGGCCGATCAACCGGACGTGTCTCCTTCCTGGGTCGCACGCCGGATCATTGAATATTTGTTTGGCCAGAAAAAACATGGCGTGATTGATTGGCATTATCGTGGGCATGATGAACCTCCAGGCAATGGAGGCTTTTTGCTCAACGCAGGCCGGATGTATGTCGATATGGGACATCTTGAATATGCCTCGCCGGAATGCCATTCGTTGTGGGATCTCGTGGCTGTGGACCGTGCCGGAGATTGGCTATTGCAGGACTGTCTGGATGAACTAGGGCTTTCTGAGTTGGTGTCGATCATAAAAAATAATATTGATCATGAGACAGACGCGACATTTGGCTGCCATGAAAACTACCTGGTCACGCGAGATTTTCCCTTTACTTATAAAGGATTAGGGTTACTAATGCCTTTTCTTGTGACACGCCAGGTCTTTACCGGCGCCGGCCGAATCGGGATGGCACGTTCCGTGGATGGCTGGATTAACCTGGACGATATTGAAGGGCGTGGGAGAGACCGGTCACGGGGATCAGCGGCAGAGGGGGTGGTCTATCAAATTTCCCAGCGTCCGGATTACATCGTCAACGATTTTTTTGAATGGGTCCAACACAACCGGGCCATTGTAAATACCCGGGATGAGCCCTTGGCCGACCCCGAACGGTTCCGGCGTTTGCATTTGCTCATGGGCGATTCGAACATGGCAGAAGAGGCCACCCTATTGAAAATGGGTACAACCGGATTGGTCCTGCAATTAATCGAAGAAGGGCATGCCCCACAAGGGTTGGATTTCGATGATCCTGTCCAGACCTTGCGAGCCATCTCCCGCGACCCTCAGCAAAAATGGATGGTCACTCTCTCAACCGGCCAGCACCTTTCTGCCTTGGATATCCAGGAGCAATTTTGGAAAGCCGCTGATAAACACTATGCCGGGCAGGATGAGGAAACAGATTGGGTTCTGGCCCATTGGGAATCGGTCGTGAAGGATTTACACAAAGGGTATCAGGAGGTGGTGGGCCGGGTTGATTGGGCCTCCAAGCTCTCGTTGCTGGAAACCTTTCGGGAAGCAGAGAAATTGGAATGGGACGATCCCTGGTTGAAAAGTTTGGATTTGGAATATCACAATGTCGATCCACAGGCAGGGCTGTACCATGGCATGGCAGAAGAAGGCGATGCGCCGCGCTTTACGACGAACGACCTGGTCGAGTTGGCGAAAGGTCATCCACCACGAAATACCCGTGCGTTCGGGCGATCAGAAATCATTCGCCATATCGTTAAGGAAGGGTGGGCAGATTTCTTAGAGAAGGCGACAGGCCATCATGATCCGCGCCGGCCACCTTATGTCATCAATTGGTCGGTTTTGCAACTTCAGGGGAGTCCGGCTTTTGTCATGGCCGATCCCTTTCGCAGCTATGTGCAGGAAAGTCGCGATTATTGCGATGAATGGTCCTCTCGCCCTTCCATGGAATCTCTCCCTAATAAACCAGATATCTAA
- a CDS encoding proteasome subunit alpha, whose product MGQQGDFIQILRERGYAVDDLCQPFNVNGPSAHVDITTGTTVFAIKYADGVLVAGDRRATAGNVVMYDRTDKVLELDRFSVMAIAGVPATAFEMARILEHSFKYYRRSQLQDLSFEGKLRALSTLLKNNAPAALAGTGTVAPIFAGYDQLEGCGKIFFYDILGAEFEAVEYAVSGSGSSTIRGILFYMNRWGSGPVAGMNEEEALTFVLRLMTSAAEFDSATGGVDAQAQLYPVVKRISPEGVRNIPAERLKSLFSEKVLNHV is encoded by the coding sequence ATGGGACAACAGGGAGATTTTATTCAGATTTTACGAGAACGTGGCTATGCGGTTGACGATCTTTGTCAGCCGTTCAATGTCAACGGGCCATCAGCCCATGTTGATATTACAACCGGTACGACGGTCTTTGCCATCAAGTATGCAGATGGTGTCCTCGTGGCTGGTGACCGGCGGGCAACGGCCGGCAATGTCGTGATGTATGATCGGACTGATAAGGTCTTGGAATTGGATCGTTTTTCGGTCATGGCCATTGCAGGTGTTCCTGCCACCGCGTTTGAAATGGCAAGAATCTTAGAGCATTCTTTTAAGTATTACCGGAGAAGCCAATTGCAGGATTTGAGTTTTGAGGGAAAGTTGCGAGCCTTATCGACATTGTTGAAAAACAATGCGCCTGCGGCGTTGGCAGGAACCGGAACCGTGGCGCCAATTTTTGCGGGGTATGATCAACTTGAGGGATGCGGGAAGATCTTTTTCTACGACATCTTAGGAGCCGAATTCGAGGCGGTAGAATATGCCGTGTCAGGATCAGGATCTTCTACGATTCGGGGGATTTTGTTTTACATGAATCGGTGGGGGAGTGGTCCCGTGGCTGGGATGAATGAAGAAGAGGCCCTGACGTTCGTGCTTCGGCTAATGACCAGTGCTGCAGAGTTTGATTCTGCCACCGGTGGAGTGGACGCCCAGGCTCAACTGTACCCCGTCGTCAAACGCATTTCCCCTGAAGGAGTGAGGAACATTCCCGCCGAACGGTTGAAATCGCTGTTTTCAGAAAAGGTGCTGAATCATGTATGA
- a CDS encoding class I SAM-dependent methyltransferase, whose protein sequence is MPNSFNFLERNRVVRLTDGGFWLSDEKKVYEYQRFTALIQDLQRKKIKILDVGCGKGRIPRKLAEDSHINVEFEYSGFDVDRNDINENIAFFQSDNRFTFNHIDYMNKMYSPNASTKEPVFDFLDDSYDLVWAWSVFSHLDIKDFEMYMNLISDKLVRNGFAFFTCFSRYEAKRNPEFTPNYIFLENSDLPANGGKQDNNNLTAVCYNPSWIDELLMKLGLEVIMSCYPVYGGNFQTGMYLRKV, encoded by the coding sequence ATGCCTAACTCCTTTAACTTCCTTGAAAGAAATAGAGTTGTTAGACTCACTGATGGCGGGTTCTGGCTTTCTGATGAAAAAAAAGTATACGAGTATCAACGGTTCACCGCACTCATTCAGGACCTTCAGAGAAAAAAGATAAAAATACTTGATGTTGGATGTGGGAAGGGGCGCATACCAAGAAAATTGGCTGAAGATTCACATATCAATGTCGAGTTCGAATATTCTGGTTTTGATGTGGATCGTAATGACATTAATGAAAACATTGCGTTCTTTCAGTCGGATAACCGGTTCACATTTAACCATATTGATTATATGAATAAAATGTACAGCCCAAATGCTTCGACAAAAGAACCCGTTTTTGACTTTTTAGATGATTCATATGATTTGGTTTGGGCATGGAGCGTTTTTTCCCATTTGGACATTAAAGATTTTGAAATGTATATGAACCTTATTTCTGACAAATTGGTAAGAAATGGTTTTGCCTTTTTTACCTGTTTTAGTCGATATGAGGCAAAGCGCAATCCGGAATTTACGCCAAATTATATTTTTTTGGAGAATAGTGATTTGCCTGCTAACGGTGGGAAGCAAGATAATAATAATTTAACTGCCGTTTGCTACAACCCCAGTTGGATTGATGAGTTGTTAATGAAGCTAGGATTAGAGGTCATTATGTCCTGCTATCCTGTTTATGGTGGGAATTTTCAAACAGGTATGTATTTACGTAAAGTTTAA